Proteins from a single region of Abyssalbus ytuae:
- a CDS encoding TonB-dependent siderophore receptor, producing the protein MKKLFPLLLFVLSSLSLFAQNGSIKGKVISNKNQPLQFITVTLLKTDKGTTSNNLGEYQIKNVEAGTYKLKLSSIGFQSYEQQIEVKSNETTYVADIVLSETEEQLNEVVVEGRKNAYVVREPSSSLRLKTEIIKQPQNIQVISSDLLLDQQVTSIMDGVIRNVSGVTMLEHWGHFARINMRGFRLPAFRNGVNIQDTWGPLSEDMNTVERIEFVKGPAGFMMSAGEPGGFYNVVTKKPTEHFIANASFTAGSFDFYRGTVDVSGKLTEDGKLLGRFNAMYQTTDSHRGNEDVTRYGIAPSLTYKFSDKTSITTEMNLQQAESYVGSAYVFAPASAGYASLDRDFKFTNNDYPVTDIQEVTFFTNLKHEFSDNWSVEGQLAYLRYDQVGNSTWLVGIEDNGDAYRYVSKWDALSVGKYAQVYIYGAFNTGSVSHKVMGGFDFSDKNYWADWLESSVVDTTIPFNIYNPVYGDSPDPMFDRSVPVQYRNGGNPYGANTVRAYYAQDEIGFNEDKVRLTLAGRYTNLFTYGKTETDDIITPRVGLSVDIIPNLTAYALYDQSFLPQSGISSTGKLLNDPVEGKDIEGGIKANLFDGKLRTSLGVYKINKNKILVGDPAFPTENFSVYSGEIESKGIEFDAQGQITPELNVILNYANTNVEDKSGSLVAGHTKHITNGWVNYNFSDSSKLKGFGASLGYQYQVDRSTWAWAADNESDLPDYFRLDGALSWQNKKIRVQANINNILDEYLYAGANYGSYIYWQSEPGINGRISVTYRF; encoded by the coding sequence ATGAAAAAATTATTCCCCCTGTTATTATTTGTACTGTCTTCACTATCCTTGTTTGCTCAGAATGGAAGTATAAAAGGAAAAGTGATTTCTAATAAAAACCAACCTTTACAATTTATCACGGTTACCCTGTTAAAAACCGATAAAGGCACTACTTCAAACAATTTAGGTGAATATCAGATTAAAAATGTTGAAGCCGGCACATACAAACTGAAACTATCTTCTATAGGTTTCCAGTCGTATGAACAGCAAATAGAAGTAAAAAGTAATGAAACAACCTATGTTGCCGATATAGTTTTATCCGAAACTGAAGAGCAATTAAACGAAGTTGTGGTTGAAGGCCGAAAAAATGCCTACGTGGTGAGAGAGCCTTCTTCAAGTTTACGTTTAAAAACAGAGATTATAAAACAACCTCAAAACATTCAGGTAATTAGTAGTGATCTGTTATTAGATCAACAAGTTACCAGTATTATGGATGGTGTGATAAGAAATGTAAGTGGTGTAACCATGCTGGAACATTGGGGACATTTTGCCAGAATTAATATGAGAGGTTTCAGACTACCAGCTTTTAGAAACGGTGTAAATATACAGGACACCTGGGGGCCCCTTTCAGAAGACATGAATACTGTAGAACGTATTGAGTTTGTTAAAGGTCCTGCTGGATTTATGATGTCGGCAGGAGAACCTGGTGGATTCTACAATGTAGTCACCAAAAAACCCACTGAACATTTTATTGCAAACGCTTCTTTCACAGCCGGTAGTTTTGATTTTTACAGGGGTACTGTAGATGTTAGTGGAAAACTTACTGAAGACGGCAAACTATTAGGGCGTTTTAATGCCATGTATCAAACTACAGATAGTCATAGGGGAAATGAGGATGTTACACGTTACGGAATAGCACCATCACTTACCTATAAATTTTCCGATAAAACATCAATCACCACTGAAATGAACCTTCAGCAAGCAGAATCTTATGTTGGGTCGGCTTATGTATTTGCTCCTGCAAGTGCCGGATATGCTAGTTTAGACAGAGATTTTAAATTTACAAACAATGATTATCCTGTAACAGATATTCAAGAGGTAACTTTCTTTACTAACTTAAAACACGAGTTTTCAGACAACTGGAGTGTAGAAGGCCAACTCGCTTATTTAAGATACGATCAGGTAGGTAATTCAACTTGGTTGGTTGGAATAGAAGATAATGGTGATGCCTATAGATATGTATCTAAATGGGATGCTCTTTCTGTAGGGAAATATGCCCAGGTTTATATATATGGAGCTTTTAACACAGGAAGTGTTTCACACAAAGTAATGGGAGGCTTTGATTTTAGTGACAAAAATTATTGGGCCGATTGGTTAGAGTCTTCTGTAGTAGATACCACAATACCTTTTAATATATACAACCCGGTTTATGGGGATAGTCCGGACCCTATGTTTGATCGCTCTGTTCCTGTTCAGTATAGAAATGGCGGAAACCCTTATGGGGCAAACACCGTAAGAGCATATTATGCACAAGATGAGATTGGGTTTAATGAAGACAAAGTCAGATTAACCCTTGCGGGAAGATATACTAACCTTTTTACCTATGGCAAAACTGAAACGGATGACATTATAACACCAAGAGTAGGATTAAGCGTAGATATTATTCCAAACTTAACAGCTTATGCTTTATACGATCAATCTTTTTTACCTCAAAGTGGTATAAGTAGTACAGGAAAATTACTTAATGATCCGGTAGAAGGAAAAGACATTGAAGGTGGTATAAAAGCCAACTTATTTGATGGTAAGTTAAGAACTTCATTAGGTGTTTATAAAATTAACAAGAACAAAATATTAGTAGGTGATCCGGCTTTTCCAACTGAAAACTTCTCTGTTTATTCCGGCGAGATTGAATCTAAAGGAATTGAATTTGATGCCCAGGGACAAATTACTCCTGAACTTAATGTTATCTTAAACTATGCTAACACTAATGTAGAAGATAAATCAGGAAGCCTCGTGGCTGGTCACACCAAACATATTACCAACGGTTGGGTAAACTATAATTTTTCTGATTCATCCAAATTAAAAGGTTTTGGGGCTTCATTGGGTTACCAATATCAAGTTGACCGGTCTACATGGGCATGGGCCGCAGATAATGAGAGCGATTTACCGGATTACTTCAGGTTAGACGGTGCTTTGTCATGGCAAAATAAAAAAATCAGGGTGCAAGCCAATATTAACAATATCTTAGATGAATATTTATATGCAGGTGCTAATTACGGCAGCTATATATACTGGCAGTCAGAACCCGGTATAAACGGAAGGATTTCTGTAACTTACAGATTTTAA
- a CDS encoding DUF4198 domain-containing protein: protein MKKTLLSIFLILFVSAQTFAHYLWIETKPTGKLNTEQEVKVYFGEYTYGVIEKVQGENFPNVKDFSLWVVDPSGNKTKLKITPSEDYYKALFTPKIAGTYTVLLNNDNIDVIDYTQYNFGIFKTHYHSVAKVQVGKDKHDTVIQNEKGITVKHISGSDEDVKLQVIYKNKPLAKNEVKIYVADLWSKTLETDENGFVSFKLPWETKYIIETTHKEEVPGKFKGKEYEFIWHCATYTIIP, encoded by the coding sequence ATGAAAAAAACACTTTTATCAATATTTTTAATATTATTTGTTTCAGCACAAACTTTTGCCCATTATTTATGGATAGAAACAAAACCCACGGGGAAACTAAATACAGAACAGGAAGTTAAAGTATACTTTGGTGAATATACCTATGGGGTAATTGAAAAAGTACAGGGTGAAAATTTTCCGAATGTAAAAGACTTTAGTTTGTGGGTGGTTGATCCGTCCGGTAACAAAACCAAACTAAAAATAACACCCTCTGAAGATTATTACAAAGCTCTTTTTACTCCTAAAATTGCAGGTACTTATACTGTTTTACTTAATAATGATAATATAGATGTAATTGATTATACCCAGTATAATTTCGGAATATTTAAAACACATTATCACTCGGTAGCTAAAGTACAGGTTGGAAAGGATAAACATGATACGGTTATCCAAAATGAAAAAGGAATTACTGTAAAACATATTTCAGGTTCTGATGAAGATGTCAAGCTCCAGGTTATATACAAAAACAAACCCCTGGCAAAAAATGAAGTAAAAATATACGTAGCAGATTTATGGTCTAAAACCCTGGAAACAGATGAAAACGGGTTTGTTTCTTTTAAATTACCATGGGAAACAAAATATATTATAGAAACCACCCATAAAGAAGAAGTACCGGGGAAATTCAAAGGAAAAGAATATGAATTTATTTGGCATTGTGCAACTTATACCATAATACCTTAA